A genomic stretch from Oncorhynchus gorbuscha isolate QuinsamMale2020 ecotype Even-year linkage group LG20, OgorEven_v1.0, whole genome shotgun sequence includes:
- the LOC124007360 gene encoding zinc finger protein ubi-d4-like isoform X2 yields the protein MAAVVENVVKLLGEQCYRDAMEQCHNYNARLCAERSVRMPFLDSQTGVAQSNCYIWMEKRHRGPGVAPGQLYTYPSRRWRKKRRALPPEDPRLVFPPLKSELDLGFKKDALSSSDGSSLEALLKGEPLDKRGPPELHGPEEESSLADYTCGGVTPAARVRKRVLEPDDFLDDLEDEDYEEDTPKRRGKGKGKGRGVSSAKKKLDAAVAALEDKDKPYSCDICGKRYKNRPGLSYHYAHSHLAEEEGGDKEEPEVHTPTPPQPEEPKTPKKGPDGLAIPNIYCDFCLGDSALNQKTGQSEGLQSCSDCGRSGHPSCLQFTPVMMAAVKTYRWQCIECKCCNICGTSENDDQLLFCDDCDRGYHMYCLSPPMAEPPEGSWSCHLCLDLLKDKASIYRTPNAPPL from the exons ATGGCGGCTGTTGTTGAAAATGTTGTAAAACT GCTGGGAGAGCAGTGCTACAGAGATGCCATGGAGCAGTGCCATAACTACAACGCCCGGCTATGTGCCGAGAGGAGTGTCCGAATGCCCTTCCTGGACTCTCAGACTGGAGTGGCGCAGAGCAACTGTTACATTTGGATGGAGAAGAGACACAGGGGACCAG GAGTGGCCCCAGGACAGCTGTACACCTACCCATCCCGCAGGTGGAGGAAGAAACGACGAGCCCTCCCCCCAGAGGATCCCCGGCTGGTCTTCCCCCCTCTAAAGTCAG AACTGGACTTGGGTTTTAAGAAGGATGCCCTGTCATCATCTGATGGCAGCAGTCTGGAAGCCCTGCTGAAGGGGGAACCCCTGGATAAAAGGGGTCCTCCGGAGCTCCATGGGCCAGAAGAGGAGTCCAGTCTGGCAGACTACACTTGTGGGGGAGTCACCCCTGCAGCACGCGTCAGAAAG AGAGTCCTGGAGCCAGATGACTTCCTGGATGACTTGGAGGATGAAGACTATGAGGAGGACACCCCCAAAAGAAGAGGCAAAGGAAAGGGAAAG GGTCGTGGAGTGAGCAGTGCCAAGAAGAAGCTGGATGCTGCGGTGGCTGCACTGGAGGACAAGGACAAGCCTTACTCCTGTGACA TCTGTGGGAAGCGTTACAAGAACCGTCCGGGCCTGAGCTACCACTACGCCCACTCCCACCTggctgaggaggagggaggggacaaggAGGAGCCTGAGGTCCACACCCCCACCCCGCCCCAGCCTGAGGAGCCCAAGA CACCCAAGAAAGGACCAGACGGTTTGGCGATACCCAATATCTACTGTGACTTCTGCCTCGGGGACTCAGCCCTCAACCAGAAGACGGGCCAGTCAGAGGGGCTGCAGTCCTGCTCAGACTGTGGACGTTCAG GCCACCCGTCCTGCCTGCAGTTCACCCCTGTGATGATGGCTGCAGTGAAGACCTACCGCTGGCAGTGCATCGAGTGCAAGTGCTGCAACATCTGTGGCACCTCAGAGAACGAC GACCAGCTTCTCTTCTGTGATGACTGTGATAGAGGCTATCACATGTACTGTCTCAGCCCCCCTATGGCTGAACCTCCAGAag GGAGCTGGAGCTGCCATCTGTGTCTGGACCTGTTGAAAGACAAGGCATCCATATACCGGACACCTAACGCCCCTCCGTTGTGA
- the LOC124007360 gene encoding zinc finger protein ubi-d4-like isoform X1 — protein MAAVVENVVKLLGEQCYRDAMEQCHNYNARLCAERSVRMPFLDSQTGVAQSNCYIWMEKRHRGPGVAPGQLYTYPSRRWRKKRRALPPEDPRLVFPPLKSELDLGFKKDALSSSDGSSLEALLKGEPLDKRGPPELHGPEEESSLADYTCGGVTPAARVRKRVLEPDDFLDDLEDEDYEEDTPKRRGKGKGKGRGVSSAKKKLDAAVAALEDKDKPYSCDNTFRQKHISQPSGRVCGKRYKNRPGLSYHYAHSHLAEEEGGDKEEPEVHTPTPPQPEEPKTPKKGPDGLAIPNIYCDFCLGDSALNQKTGQSEGLQSCSDCGRSGHPSCLQFTPVMMAAVKTYRWQCIECKCCNICGTSENDDQLLFCDDCDRGYHMYCLSPPMAEPPEGSWSCHLCLDLLKDKASIYRTPNAPPL, from the exons ATGGCGGCTGTTGTTGAAAATGTTGTAAAACT GCTGGGAGAGCAGTGCTACAGAGATGCCATGGAGCAGTGCCATAACTACAACGCCCGGCTATGTGCCGAGAGGAGTGTCCGAATGCCCTTCCTGGACTCTCAGACTGGAGTGGCGCAGAGCAACTGTTACATTTGGATGGAGAAGAGACACAGGGGACCAG GAGTGGCCCCAGGACAGCTGTACACCTACCCATCCCGCAGGTGGAGGAAGAAACGACGAGCCCTCCCCCCAGAGGATCCCCGGCTGGTCTTCCCCCCTCTAAAGTCAG AACTGGACTTGGGTTTTAAGAAGGATGCCCTGTCATCATCTGATGGCAGCAGTCTGGAAGCCCTGCTGAAGGGGGAACCCCTGGATAAAAGGGGTCCTCCGGAGCTCCATGGGCCAGAAGAGGAGTCCAGTCTGGCAGACTACACTTGTGGGGGAGTCACCCCTGCAGCACGCGTCAGAAAG AGAGTCCTGGAGCCAGATGACTTCCTGGATGACTTGGAGGATGAAGACTATGAGGAGGACACCCCCAAAAGAAGAGGCAAAGGAAAGGGAAAG GGTCGTGGAGTGAGCAGTGCCAAGAAGAAGCTGGATGCTGCGGTGGCTGCACTGGAGGACAAGGACAAGCCTTACTCCTGTGACA acACTTTCAGACAAAAGCATATTTCACAACCTTCTGGACGAG TCTGTGGGAAGCGTTACAAGAACCGTCCGGGCCTGAGCTACCACTACGCCCACTCCCACCTggctgaggaggagggaggggacaaggAGGAGCCTGAGGTCCACACCCCCACCCCGCCCCAGCCTGAGGAGCCCAAGA CACCCAAGAAAGGACCAGACGGTTTGGCGATACCCAATATCTACTGTGACTTCTGCCTCGGGGACTCAGCCCTCAACCAGAAGACGGGCCAGTCAGAGGGGCTGCAGTCCTGCTCAGACTGTGGACGTTCAG GCCACCCGTCCTGCCTGCAGTTCACCCCTGTGATGATGGCTGCAGTGAAGACCTACCGCTGGCAGTGCATCGAGTGCAAGTGCTGCAACATCTGTGGCACCTCAGAGAACGAC GACCAGCTTCTCTTCTGTGATGACTGTGATAGAGGCTATCACATGTACTGTCTCAGCCCCCCTATGGCTGAACCTCCAGAag GGAGCTGGAGCTGCCATCTGTGTCTGGACCTGTTGAAAGACAAGGCATCCATATACCGGACACCTAACGCCCCTCCGTTGTGA
- the LOC124007544 gene encoding LOW QUALITY PROTEIN: cdc42 effector protein 2-like (The sequence of the model RefSeq protein was modified relative to this genomic sequence to represent the inferred CDS: inserted 2 bases in 1 codon; deleted 2 bases in 1 codon) has translation MSTKAPIYLKRRSRKGKKEKLRDILSSDMISPPLGDFRHTIHIGSGGGEDNLFGDLSFLEGKFHLLPGQHGDCLSQRSSMYAEPFQFSHTASVSGHTASSESSPLLKNALSLPVIGGLQAITLPVTSAPPTXSPTRLRMQPPPPKPPRLHLDAKILMSHHPGLDSPLAQTPSRTSQFCPPSPRFSSDNDVCIQDPYLDDRVQERPYLSNAGSLLSLHLDLGPSILDDVLQIMDRQRLNGLNGTCLQGGRQELYT, from the exons ATGTCCACCAAGGCGCCCATATACCTGAAGCGGCGGAGCAGGAAGGGTAAGAAAGAAAAGCTGCGGGACATCCTCTCCTCGGACATGATCAGTCCTCCGCTTGGGGACTTCCGCCACACCATCCACATCGGCAGCGGC GGGGGGGAGGACAACCTATTTGGGGACCTGTCCTTCCTGGAGGGGAAGTTCCACCTGCTCCCTGGGCAGCATGGTGACTGCCTATCCCAGCGCTCTTCTATGTACGCAGAGCCCTTCCAGTTCAGCCATACTGCCAGCGTCAGCGGACACACAGCCTCCTCAGAGAGCTCCCCCCTTCTGAAGAACGCCCTCTCTCTGCCCGTCATTGGAGGGTTGCAGGCCATCACCCTGCCCGTCACCTCTGCACCCCCCAC GTCCCCCACCCGCCTCAGAATGCAGCCCCCCCCACCCAAACCTCCTCGACTGCACCTGGATGCCAAGATCCTGATGTCCCATCACCCAGGCCTGGACTCCCCCTTGGCCCAGACTCCCAGCAGGACTTCCCAGTTCTGCCCACCCTCTCCCAGGTTTTCATCAGACAACGATGTGTGTATCCAAGACCCCTATCTGGATGACCGGGTTCAGGAGCGTCCCTACTTGTCCAACGCAggctccctgctctccctgcacCTGGACCTGGGCCCCTCCATCCTGGATGACGTGCTGCAGATCATGGACCGCCAGCGCCTCAACGGCCTCAACGGAACCTGTCTGCAGGGAGGACGGCAAGAGCTCTACACCTGA